In Saccharothrix syringae, the following are encoded in one genomic region:
- a CDS encoding GtrA family protein, translating to MSVLENVVLRLPQPLRALALKHRELLKFAVVGGTCFVIDTAIFFGLKSLVLSDHPVTAKVVATLVATIVSYVLNREWSFRTRGGRERRHEAALFFLVNGIGIVLNSMPLWVSRYLLHLQEPNVSRLAEEVSDFLSAQVVGTLIAMAFRWYSYKKWVFPQAGYRPRRVTRAYDLPEEDEQALGHS from the coding sequence GTGTCCGTGCTGGAGAACGTGGTCCTGCGCCTGCCCCAACCGCTGCGCGCGCTGGCGCTCAAGCACCGCGAGCTGCTGAAGTTCGCCGTGGTCGGCGGCACCTGCTTCGTGATCGACACGGCCATCTTCTTCGGCCTGAAGTCGCTGGTGCTCAGCGACCACCCGGTCACCGCGAAGGTGGTGGCCACGCTGGTCGCCACGATCGTGTCGTACGTGCTCAACCGGGAGTGGTCCTTCCGGACCAGGGGCGGGCGCGAGCGCAGGCACGAGGCGGCGCTGTTCTTCCTGGTCAACGGCATCGGCATCGTGCTCAACTCGATGCCGCTGTGGGTGTCCCGCTACCTGCTGCACCTCCAGGAGCCGAACGTGAGCCGGCTGGCCGAGGAGGTCTCCGACTTCCTCAGCGCCCAGGTCGTCGGCACCCTGATCGCCATGGCGTTCCGCTGGTACAGCTACAAGAAGTGGGTCTTCCCGCAGGCCGGCTACCGGCCGCGCCGCGTGACCAGGGCCTACGACCTGCCCGAGGAGGACGAGCAGGCCCTGGGCCACTCGTGA